A genome region from Nocardia sp. NBC_00565 includes the following:
- a CDS encoding phage major capsid protein yields MSTALTHQQAVNREKDIQDELERLKTKENKTSDDLAKVAPLVDEFRTVHQHRLDLEHDAALAEIRTATGAPTPAASEYIEQAPQFDKVDQVRNGAPSLGGKYRNPWDTTEMRYGRDGTSGELRSRALDAIERMPHASDKVREVSARLVEGEDVKSTRMSEFVLGTTSPEYSSAFTKIIRAKGQQLALSSGEQQALSRAMSLTDTDGGFLVPFQLDPAVIITANGSFNQVRQISRVVQTAGDVWHGITSAGVTGSWDGEGVEVSDDSPTLAQPAIPVYKGDVFVAQSFEVSADASSLANEIANMIAFEKDRMESVAFVTGSGSGQPTGIITALTGGSSVVASATTDTFAVADVYAADGALPARYAANGSWLAHRIIYNTMRRFDTNGGSALWGQLAEGRKTELLGRPDFVAEAMDSSITALADNLVLLFGDFSNYVIADRLGTTLSYIPHLFGASGRPTGQSGWYAHFRVGADSVNDAAFRLLNVT; encoded by the coding sequence ATGAGTACTGCACTCACCCATCAGCAGGCGGTGAACCGCGAGAAGGACATCCAGGACGAACTGGAGCGTCTGAAGACGAAGGAGAACAAGACCTCCGACGATCTCGCCAAGGTCGCTCCGCTCGTCGACGAATTCCGGACCGTGCATCAGCACCGCCTGGACCTCGAGCACGACGCGGCTCTCGCCGAGATCCGTACCGCCACCGGTGCGCCCACTCCCGCGGCGTCGGAGTACATCGAGCAGGCCCCGCAGTTCGACAAGGTTGACCAGGTCCGCAACGGCGCACCATCGCTCGGCGGCAAGTACCGCAATCCGTGGGACACCACCGAGATGCGGTACGGCCGCGATGGCACCAGTGGTGAACTCCGTTCGCGCGCACTGGATGCGATCGAGCGGATGCCGCACGCCAGCGACAAGGTGCGTGAAGTGTCGGCGCGCCTGGTCGAAGGTGAGGATGTCAAGTCCACGCGGATGTCGGAGTTCGTTCTCGGCACGACCAGCCCGGAGTACTCGAGCGCGTTCACGAAGATCATCCGAGCGAAGGGGCAGCAACTGGCCCTGAGCTCCGGCGAGCAGCAGGCGCTCTCGCGTGCCATGTCGCTCACCGACACCGACGGCGGCTTCCTTGTCCCGTTCCAGTTGGACCCGGCGGTCATCATCACCGCGAATGGTTCGTTCAACCAGGTGCGTCAGATCTCCCGGGTTGTACAGACTGCGGGCGATGTGTGGCACGGCATCACCTCGGCTGGCGTGACCGGTTCGTGGGATGGGGAAGGCGTCGAGGTTTCCGACGATTCGCCGACCCTGGCTCAGCCCGCCATCCCCGTCTACAAGGGCGATGTGTTCGTGGCTCAGTCCTTCGAGGTCAGCGCTGACGCGTCGAGTCTGGCGAACGAGATCGCGAACATGATCGCGTTCGAGAAGGACCGTATGGAGTCGGTGGCATTCGTCACCGGTTCGGGCTCCGGTCAGCCGACCGGCATCATTACCGCCCTTACTGGCGGCTCCAGCGTCGTCGCATCGGCCACCACCGACACCTTCGCCGTGGCCGATGTGTACGCCGCCGATGGCGCCCTCCCCGCCCGGTATGCGGCGAACGGTTCCTGGTTGGCGCACCGGATCATCTACAACACGATGCGCCGGTTCGACACCAACGGCGGTTCGGCCCTGTGGGGTCAGCTCGCCGAGGGCCGCAAGACCGAACTGTTGGGTCGCCCGGACTTCGTCGCCGAGGCGATGGATTCCAGCATCACCGCTCTGGCCGACAACCTGGTCCTGCTGTTCGGCGACTTCTCCAACTACGTCATTGCCGATCGTTTGGGCACCACTCTTAGTTACATACCCCACTTGTTTGGGGCATCGGGACGTCCGACCGGACAGAGTGGCTGGTATGCGCACTTCCGTGTCGGCGCGGACTCCGTTAACGACGCAGCTTTCCGGCTGCTGAACGTTACGTAG
- a CDS encoding aspartyl/asparaginyl beta-hydroxylase domain-containing protein, translating to MPVDAWSLASTYAETRVHHGYRRVVLVSAGQPQPHAEQFDCVFEALAPVREAWLSWIEPGGFIAPHRDAGPWRERWQVPISATGDWCGADTFTPVDGQAFPVEHWAPHAVINRTDRPRIHLVIDRDVWLDRPPEPFAVYPIPDEMSDLVRRSIQ from the coding sequence GTGCCCGTGGATGCTTGGTCGCTGGCCAGTACCTACGCCGAAACCCGTGTACACCACGGCTACCGGCGGGTGGTGCTGGTCAGCGCCGGGCAACCCCAGCCCCACGCAGAACAATTCGACTGCGTCTTCGAAGCGCTGGCCCCGGTCCGCGAGGCGTGGCTGTCCTGGATCGAGCCCGGCGGATTCATCGCCCCGCATCGCGACGCCGGGCCGTGGCGGGAACGGTGGCAGGTCCCCATCAGTGCGACTGGGGATTGGTGCGGTGCGGACACATTCACCCCGGTCGATGGGCAGGCGTTCCCGGTCGAGCATTGGGCGCCGCACGCCGTCATCAACCGCACCGACCGCCCGCGTATTCACCTCGTCATCGACCGGGACGTATGGCTCGACAGGCCGCCGGAACCGTTCGCGGTCTACCCGATTCCTGACGAGATGTCCGACCTGGTTCGAAGGAGTATCCAATGA
- a CDS encoding HK97 family phage prohead protease has product MATELTSPAREDLCRSVPFTLTRDGDPAGDGLTFEGYGAVFNAPTRIDSWEGTFDEQIAPGAFKKSIRENTPKFQFDHGHHPLIGSIPIGRITDIHEDTSGLYVEARLSDNWLVEPIRDAIAEGSVDGMSFRFSVVREEWRDQAGKVVKPEDVIDILWQDAEGRGPLMRTLKELKVAEVGPVVWPAYEQTSASVRSTVIDLGRLNDPEQRKLLARAVFMVDAADNSDSSERSDEEPQDTTSRVAVEHSDEDADPPQPTEKAGEHETDSTEPAPTDDVDAARAAAFEHQFEVALNEVTYARASTPPLRKPQ; this is encoded by the coding sequence ATGGCAACGGAACTGACGTCTCCGGCGCGTGAGGACCTGTGTCGGTCGGTCCCGTTCACGCTGACCCGTGACGGCGATCCTGCGGGCGACGGGCTGACCTTCGAAGGCTACGGCGCAGTGTTCAACGCACCCACCAGGATTGATTCCTGGGAGGGGACCTTCGACGAGCAGATCGCCCCGGGGGCGTTCAAGAAGAGCATCCGGGAGAACACCCCGAAGTTCCAGTTCGACCACGGCCACCACCCGCTCATCGGGAGCATCCCAATCGGGCGGATCACCGACATCCATGAGGACACCAGCGGCCTGTACGTCGAAGCGCGGCTGTCGGACAACTGGCTGGTCGAACCCATTCGCGACGCCATCGCCGAAGGCTCCGTCGACGGCATGAGTTTCCGCTTCTCCGTGGTTCGGGAGGAGTGGCGCGACCAGGCCGGCAAGGTCGTCAAACCAGAAGACGTCATCGACATCCTCTGGCAGGACGCCGAAGGCCGCGGCCCGCTGATGCGCACCCTGAAAGAACTGAAGGTCGCCGAAGTGGGCCCCGTCGTGTGGCCCGCCTACGAGCAGACCTCCGCAAGCGTTCGTTCCACGGTGATCGACCTGGGACGGCTGAATGACCCCGAGCAGCGCAAGTTGCTCGCTCGTGCTGTGTTCATGGTGGACGCAGCCGACAACTCCGATTCGTCGGAGCGGTCCGATGAAGAGCCGCAAGACACCACCTCAAGGGTGGCCGTTGAGCACTCGGACGAGGACGCCGACCCGCCGCAACCCACCGAAAAGGCCGGGGAGCACGAGACGGACTCAACCGAACCCGCACCCACCGACGACGTTGACGCCGCCCGCGCTGCTGCTTTCGAGCACCAGTTCGAGGTCGCTCTCAACGAAGTCACATATGCGCGGGCATCAACCCCACCCCTAAGGAAACCGCAATGA